One window from the genome of Artemia franciscana chromosome 12, ASM3288406v1, whole genome shotgun sequence encodes:
- the LOC136034167 gene encoding uncharacterized protein LOC136034167 — protein MPSFGKGIKSGPTVANVLITKRETRLDLSVHKKPNHSDRYLRYDSYNHPIVKNSVAYSLVDRAFLVGSSDFELKAELDYIRDVLIGNGYPQKVIDKVIFRRKMSGITKNFAPKIEDDKPFLSLPYIKGITAILSSKLTKLGFKVFFPSGRTISSFLNKGKDKITSDPPGVYEIPCSCGDTYIGRTMRPLNHRLKEHADSIDACLKKTKLKEEDNFSALAHHIFENPSHSINFDQAQLIAIVPQLLKQKIREALEIAKNKPAINKDNGEFHISEIWEPITHKLKTHKKLHPFPKGPISLRSTRTAAINASAKIRAMAQQ, from the exons atgCCAAGCTTTGGGAAAGGGATCAAATCCGGCCCAACAGTTGCGA ATGTCCTCATTACAAAACGAGAAACTAGGTTGGACTTGAGTGTGCATAAAAAGCCAAATCATAGTGATAGATATCTGAGATATGACTCCTATAACCACCCTATAGTTAAAAATTCTGTAGCCTATTCATTGGTTGATAGAGCATTTCTGGTGGGCTCCTCTGATTTTGAGCTGAAGGCTGAACTTGATTATATAAGGGATGTTCTGATAGGTAACGgatacccccaaaaagtcattgaCAAGGTTATTTTCAGGAGAAAGATGAGTGGAATTACCAAGAATTTCGCTCCTAAGATTGAAGATGATAAACCCTTTTTGTCGTTACCTTATATCAAGGGCATTACTGCCATTCTAAGCTCCAAACTCACTAAACTTGGctttaaggtgttttttccCTCTGGAAGGACTATTTCCTCCTTCTTGAACAAAGGCAAGGATAAAATTACTTCAGATCCACCAGGGGTATATGAGATTCCTTGCAGTTGTGGTGATACCTATATAGGTCGTACCATGAGACCTCTAAATCACCGATTAAAAGAACATGCTGATTCCATTGATGCTTgccttaaaaagacaaagctaaaggaggaagataatttctctgCATTGGCCCATCATATCTTTGAAAACCCTTCCCACTCCATTAACTTTGACCAAGcccaacttattgctattgtcccacaactcttaaagcagaaaatcagagaagctttggaaattgctaaaaataaaccagccatcaataaagacaatggGGAGTTTCATATTAGCGAAATTTGGGAACCAATCACCCATAAActgaaaactcacaaaaaactcCACCCCTTTCCTAAGGGCCCAATCTCTTTAAGATCCACTAGGACAGCAGCCATCAACGCCTCTGCCAAAATTCGGGCCATGGCACAACAATAA